TATCCTGGTGGGGTGACATCTCGCAGTTTCGCCGACGACGTGCGGGGCCGCACCGATTCCCAATTGCGGCAGCTGGTCCTGCGCCGCCCCGACCTTGCGCGGCCCGCACCTGCTGATCTGACCGGTCTCGCGGCCCGCGCCGCGACCCGCCCCAGCGTGCAACGGGCCATCGAGGCCCTGCAGGCCGACACGTTGCGCGTGCTGGAGGCAGTACTGGTCGCCGATGAGCAGAGCGCGCCGGCCCTGCTCGGCACCACGAAGAAGGCCGTCACCCCGCACCTGAAGTCGCTGCGCGAGCTCGCCCTGCTGTGGAAGTCCCCCGAGGGACTCAAACCGGCGCGCGCCGTGGCCGAGATCGTCCCGGAACCCGCGCGGCTGGGACCGCCGGCACTGGAACTGGGTGTGCGACCGCCCACCGACATCCCCGCCGCGGTCGCGCAATGCTCAGAGCGCGCGCAGACCGCTCTGGATCGGCTGCGCTGGTCCGGTCCGCGCGTCACATTCTCCAGTGAGCGGGCCCGCGCGGTGCGTGATGAGTTGATCGGGGCGTCACTGGCCGCTGCGGTCGAGGACGACGCCGCGATCCTGCCCCGCGAAGTCGCACTCGCCCTACGCGGTGGCCGGTTGTACGCCGACGCCCTGACACGTCCTGAGCCGGTGGCAACGCCGCGCGAATGCACCGACGTCGACCGGGCGGGCGGGGTGGCGGCATCGGAGTTGCTCGCTCGCGTGGAGGAGTTGGCACTGCTGTGGGCCGCAGAGCGGCCTCGCGTGCTGCGTTCGGGCGGGCTCGGCGTCAAGGATCACCGTGCTGCCGCATCGGCGCTGGAGATCACCATCGAGCAGGCGGCGTTCGTGATCGAGATCGCAGCGGCCGCAGGCCTGCTCGGGCGCACCGCAGATGCTGTGTCGATCTTCCTGCCGACCGCGGCTTACGACGAATGGCTGGACGGTGAGCCCGCTGACCGCTGGTCGCAGCTCGTGCGCACCTGGTGGACCACCTTGCGCGCACCGAACTTGTCCACTGACGAGGACATTCCGGGCGGTACCGCCAACGTCCTTGCGCCGGAAGCCAGTTGGCCGCTTTTGCGGACGCGTCGCCATGAGGTGCTGAATGTGCTCGCTGCCCTCCCTGCGGGTCAACCGGCCACGCTGGAGGAAGTCGGGGAACTACTGCGCTGGCACCTGCCGATGCGGCTGCCCAGCACGGCGCCCACGCGCGCCGACATCGTGCTGCGCGAAACCGAGTGGCTGGGCGTGGTCGCCCTGGGTGCACTGACGGGAGCGGGTCGGGAACTGGTCGCCGACACCACGTTGCACCCGTCGATGCCGAAACCGGCCGATGAGTTGCTGGTACAGGCTGACCTGACCGCCGTAGCGCCGGGTGCGCTGAGTGATGACCTGCGGCGATTCATGCACCAGGCCGCAGAAGTGGAATCACGTGGTGCCGCCACGGTCTACCGGTTCACCCCGACCTCGCTGCGTAATGCCCTGGACGCCGGAGCCGACGCGGATGAGGTACTCGCCAGGTTGCGCGCGGCCAGTCGCACCCCACTGCCACAGCCGTTGGAATACCTCGTCGGTGATGTCGCGCGCCGGCACGGACAGACCCGGATCGGAGCGGCGGGCTGCTACCTGCGCAGCGACGACGAAGCCTCGCTGCAGGCGATCCTCGCCGATCGGGCGCTGGCGCCGTTGCAGCTGCGTCGGATCGCTTCGACCGTGCTGATCTCGCCCGCGCACCCGACGACGGTGTTGGAGATGCTGCGCGAGCACCGCCACTCCCCCGTTGCCGAGAGTGCCTCGGGCACCGTGATCGGCACCGGGCCCGCCAAGGACCGCGCACCGACCCCGCGCGCTGCGCCACCCGTTGCCGTCATGAGCGTCGACGACGCCCTGGCCGACCGGTTGGTCGTGGCACTGCGCGCGGGCGAACGTGACCGGCCGGAGCCGTCCGCGGGACCCCGTATCCCCTCGACCGAACCCAGCGTGACCCGGTCGATGCTGCAGGAGGCTGTCGGGGCAGGCGCTCGCGTCTGGATCGGATATGCCGAGCCCTCCGGGGAGCTGCGCCGGGCCATCTTCCGACCTCGTCGCATCGAGGGCGGGCGGGTGGCCGGTCTGATCAGCCCCGGCGAACACGATCCGGAACGCCCGCGCACCTTCTCGATCCACCGCATCACAGGCATCGCCGAAGTCGCCTGACCGGTCCGGCGGAGCACCCGACGTCAGTGTTCGCTGTCGCTCGATCCACGATGCAACGTCCGGTGCAGCTCGCGTACCTGCCCGGCAAGCTCGTCGACGGGACCCTCGACTCGGATGCCGGGAGCCACCTGCTGGATCGGCAACGGCGCAACCGGACTGACCGGGGCCCCGAATTCGTGGCTCCATGAGGTCAACTGCTGCGCCGAGCTCGCGTAGACGATGCGCCCCAGGCCGACCCAGGCGTGCGCGGCCGCGCACATCGGGCAGTGTTCACCCGAGGTGTAGACAGTCGACGACGCGCGATCGCCGGGGCTCATGTTCGTCGCCGCCCACTTCGCGATCGCAATCTCCGGGTGACGGGTGTGGTCACCGCAGCCAACTCGATTGCGGTCCTCCATGAGGACCACTCCCGTCGCGTCCACCAGAACCGAGCCGAAGGGTTCGTCCCCGGCCTGGACAGCTTCGACCGCCAACTGCACGCATCGGCGCAGATGTTGCAGGTCTTGCTCGTCCACTGTCATCGCTTCTCCTCTTGTCGTCCGCGATCAGAAGATACGTACCCGCTGGTCCTCGGGCAACCACATGCCGTCACCGTCCGTGACATCGAATGCCTGATGGAACTCGTGCAGGTTGCGCGCAACGTTGGCCCGGCAGTTCATCGGTGCGTGCGGGTCGATAGCCAGTAGCCGCTCCGCTTCCTCGGGGCGGGCCTTACCGCACCACACCTGCGACCAGCCGATGAAGAACCGCTGAGCACCGGTCAGACCGTCCAGCTCGGGTGCAGAGGCATCCTCCGTGGCGATCTCGTAGGCCTTGAAGCCGATCGTCAACCCGCCCAGATCACCGATGTTCTCCCCGACGGTGAAACCGCCGTTGACCTTCGATCCCGGCGCGGCTGCCGGTTCCTCGTCGTTGAACTGTTCGATCAGTTTCTGCGCGAGGGCGTCGAACCGCTCCCGGTCATCTGCTGTCCACCAGTCTTCCAACCGACCGGTCCCGTCGTACCGCGATCCCTGGTCGTCGAAACCGTGCCCGATCTCGTGGCCTATCACGCCGCCGATTCCGCCGTAGTTGACGGCGTCGTCGGCATCGACGTCGAAGAACGGTGGTTGCAGGATCGCCGCCGGGAAGACGATCTCGTTCATCGTCGGGTTGTAGTAGGCGTTGACGGTCTGGGGGGTCATGAACCACTCGTCGCGGTTGATCGGACCGCCCACCTTGGCCAGTTCGCGATCGGACTCGAACCGTGCCGAGCGCACCACATTGCCCAGCAGATCTGCTGGGTCGATCTGCAGGCCCGAGTAGTCGCGCCAACTGTCCGGGTAGCCGATCTTCGGGGTGAACGCGGCAAGCTTCTGCAACGCCCTGGCGCGGGTCTGCTCGCTCATCCAGGACAACGTCTGGAAGTCACGGCGGTAGGCCTCGATCAGATTGGCAACCAGCGCCACCATGCGCTCCTTGGCATGCGGCGGGAAGTGCCGCTCGACGTACAGCTGCCCGGCGACCTCACCCAGCGCCCCTTCGACCAGCGCGACACCGCGCTTCCAACGCTCCTTCAACTGCGGTGTCCCCGACAGCGTCCTGCCGTAGAACTCGAAATTGGCGTCGACGAACGCAGCACTCAGGTAGGACGCGCGCGCGCTCACGACATGCCACATCAGCCAGGACTTCCAGTCCTCCAAAGGGACCTCGCGCAGTACCTGCGAGAACCCCGTCAGAAAGGACGGCTGCCCGACGACGACCTGCGCGAATACCGCTGGCGCCACGCCCTGCGCAGATTCCCAGACATCCCAATCGAACTCGGGTGCCAGCTCCCGTAGACCGGCGGCGTCGTACTTGTTGTAGCTGTTCACCGCGTCACGGGTTGCGACCACATCCCAGTGGTGACCGGCGATACGGGTCTCCAGCTGCAGCACTGCGCTCGCGCGCCGCGCGCTGTCGTCGACTCCGGCCAGTGACAACATCCGCTCGATGTGCCCGACATACTTCTCCCGCACGGGCGCGTACTTCTCGTCGCGGTAGTACGACTCGTCGGGCAGCCCGAGACCGGCCTGTTCGAGATAGACGATGTAGTTGTCGGGATCTTTGGCGTCGACGTTGACGTATCCGCCGACTGCGCCCGCCACGCCCTCGGCGGACAGTGACCCGAGCAGCGTGCACAGATCGGTTACCGAGGCCACGGCGCTGACCGAGTCCAAGGTCGCGGTGATGGGGCCTGCACCGAGCGATTCGATGCGTTCGATGTCCATGAACGCGGTGAAGAGGTCACCCACCTTGCGAGCCGGCGTTGAAGGGGCGGCGTCCGACGCGGCAGCCTCCTGCACGATCTCCCGGACGTTCGCCTCAGACGCCTCGCGCAGTATGTCGAACGACCCGTAGCGCGCCCGGTCCTGCGGGATGTCCGTATTGGTGACCCACACGTTGTTCACGTGTCCGAAGAGGTCGTCCTGCACACGGATGCCCTCGTCGAACTTCGCGGTGATGCCTGACTTCATCGTCTACTCCCCATCGCTGAAAACTCATTGCTGGAAACTTCGTGGTCGAAAACTAGATCGGACAACCATCAGCTCATCGTGCCTCGGCACCGAGGGCGCGCACCACCCGGGACGGGGAGGGACGGCCCAGCTGCTGCGCCATCCAGACGCTCGTCGCCACCAACTGCGCCAGGTCCACGCCCGTTTCTATACCGAGCCCCTGACAGGCCCACACCAGATCCTCGGTCGCCAGGTTGCCGGTCGCGCTCTTCGCGTACGGGCAACCCCCCAGTCCACCTGCAGATGCATCGACCGTCCGCACCCCACGTGCGACCGCGGCGAGCGAGTTGGCGAGCGCCTGGCCGTAGGTGTCATGGAAATGCACTCCGAGACCCCCGGACTCGATCCCCTTGTCTCCCAACGCATCCAGCAGCCGTACGACGTGACCCGGCGTCCCGGTGCCGATGGTGTCACCGAGGCAGAGCTGGTCGGCACCGAGCGCGAGCATCCGCTCACACACCGCCACGACCTGGGCTATCGGCACGGCACCCTCCCATGGGTCGCCGAAGCACATCGAGACGTAGGCACGCACCCACAGACCCTCGCGCTTTGCTCGCGCCACGACGGGAGCGAACATCTGCAACGATTCTTCGACGCTGCGGTTGAGGTTCTTGCGAGCGAATGATTCGGTGGCCGATCCGAAGACTGCGACCGCACCGACGCCGGCGTCGAGCGCTGCCTGCAGGCCGCGCTCGTTGGGCACCAGGACCGGTCGATCGGGCCCCCGGCCCAGCTCACCGAGGGACTCCAGCAGCTGCGGGGCGTCACCCATCTGCGGCACCCAGGCCGCAGGGACGAACGACGTGGTTTCGATCGTGCTCAATCCGGACGCCGCCAACCGCCGCACGAATTGAGCCTTGAGATCGGTGGACAGCACCGTCTTCTCGTTCTGCAGACCGTCGCGTGGACCGACCTCGTAGATCGTGATCCGATCCGGCATCACGGGCGAGGACTCGACCTGAGGAAGGCTCATCCCGCCATGCTGCCACCGCCCAGCGACAAGAGCGATTCCCTGCGCGGCGTGACCCCCGTGCGATGCTTGGCCAGCACATCACCGCAACGGGAGAGAACATGAGCAACCAGCCGCCGCACGACGGCTCACACGATCCGATTCACGACCAGCCCACGCAGAGTGTTCCGCAGGTCCCGTCGGACCAGGATTCCTCTGACCAGGGGCCGGACAACAGACCCGACTGGTCGGCGCCGTCCTACGAACCGCCCGCTTGGCAGGCTTCGGGAGAGGGCAGCACTGCCTACGGCTCCGGCGGTGACCCCTTCGCGGCGCCCACCGGATCCGAATCGTCGAGTCAGCCTCCGCAGTACGGGCAAAGCGGCTCTGGTCAACAGGACCAGCAGCCCCCGTACGACCAGCGCAACAATGGCAGCAATGGCAGCAATGGCGGTTACGGCCAGCAGGGCCAATACGGTCAAGGTGGCGGTTATGGCGGTCAGAGCGACTCTGGCGGGTATAGCGGACATGGCGGATATGGGGCTGCACCGCAGTACGGCAAGGGCAGCTACGACCAGTCCCAGCAGGGCACGTACGGGTACCCCCAGCAGCAGGGCTACACCCAGCCGGGGTACTACGCCCAGCAGCCGCAGCAGCGTGGCGGCACCAACGTGTCGGCGATCGTGCTCACTGTCCTGGCGGGTATGACGGCGTTGTCGTTCTACTTCTCGTTGGCCGGCATCCCCGCTGTCATTATCGCGATCATCGCGCTCACGAAGCAGAACAACGACATGGCCGGGTCGCGACGACTGACGCGGATCGGCTGGATCGTCTGGGCAGTGCTGATGGTGATCTGCGTGATCGTCATCATCATCTTCTTCGCGTGGCTCGTCAGTACCAACTCCTTCGACAACCGTTTCTCAGACTCCTACGACCCCAGCTACTCCGGTGGCTCATCGTTCTGAGCACCGATTTGCACCGCTACGGGCGGCTCCGGAAGATCGGGGCCGCCCGTAGCGTTGTGTCGTTGTACCCACCAGCGAAAGAGCAGGTATGACCGACGGACCCCTGATCGTGCAGAGCGACAAGACGGTGCTACTCGAAGTCGACCACCCGGACTCGATTGCGGCGCGTCGGGCAATCGCTCCGTTCGCGGAGTTGGAGCGGGCGCCCGAGCACATCCACACCTACCGGATCACCCCCCTGGGTCTGTGGAATGCCCGCGCTGCCGGTCACGATGCCGAGCAGGTCGTCGACGCGCTGGTGCGCTTCAGCCGTTACCCGGTGCCCAATGCGTTGCTCATCGACGTCGCGGAGACAATGGACCGCTACGGACGCCTGGTGCTGGAGAAGCGCGAGGACGGTCAGCTGATCCTCACCAGCATCGACAAGCCGGTACTGGAGGAGATCCTGCGGCACAAGAAGATCTCACCGATGATCGGCGAGCGGTTGGACGACCTCACCGTCTGCGTGCACGCCAGCGAGCGCGGCGCGATCAAACAACAGCTGATCAAGGTCGGCTGGCCGGCTGAGGACCGCGCCGGCTATGTCGACGGTGAAGCCCACCCGATCGAGCTCGACAACGCGAACTGGTCACTGCGGCCCTACCAGGAGCAGGCCATCGAGGGTTTCTGGCACGGTGGCTCGGGGGTTGTCGTGCTGCCCTGCGGAGCCGGCAAGACGCTCGTCGGCGCAGGCGCGATGGCACGCGCCAAGGCAACCACCCTGATCCTGGTCACCAACACTGTCTCGGCGCGCCAATGGCGCGAAGAGCTGCTCAAACGCACGTCGCTGACCGAGGACGAGATCGGTGAGTACAGCGGGGCCCGCAAGGAGATCCGCCCGGTCACCATCGCGACCTACCAGGTGCTGACCCACAAACGTAAGGGCGTCTTCCCGCACCTGGAGTTGCTGGACGCGCGCGACTGGGGTCTGGTGCTCTACGACGAGGTACACCTGTTGCCGGCACCGATCTTCCGGATGACCGCTGATCTGCAGGCCCGGCGCCGTCTGGGGTTGACCGCGACGCTGGTGCGTGAGGACGGACGGGAATCCGACGTCTTCAGCCTGATCGGCCCGAAGCGTTTCGACGCGCCCTGGAAGGACATCGAGGCCCAGGGTTACATCGCCCCCGCGGACTGCGTCGAGGTACGGGTCACCCTGCCCGAGACGGACCGGATGGTCTACGCCACCACCGAACCGGAGGATCGGTACCGCTTCGCGTCCTGTTCGAGCGTCAAGGAACCGATCGTCGAGCAGCTGGTCGCCCGTCACGCGGGCGCTCCGACCCTGGTGATCGGTCAGTACCTGGACCAGCTCGACACACTGGCGAGCCGGCTGAACGCCGACATCATCACCGGGGAGACGTCGGTCGCGGTCCGACAAAAACTCTTCCAACAATTCCGCGACGGCGAGATCACCCTGCTCGTGGTGAGCAAGGTCGCGAACTTCTCGATCGACCTGCCCGAGGCGAGCGTGGCGATCCAGGTGTCGGGGACCTTCGGCTCCCGACAGGAGGAGGCGCAACGTCTGGGTCGGGTGCTTCGCCCCAAGAAGGACCACGGCACGGCGCACTTCTACACGGTGGTCGCCCGCGACACCGTCGACGCCGAATTCGCCGCGCACCGCCAGCGGTTCCTTGCCGAGCAGGGCTACGCCTATCGCATCGTGGACGCCGAGGATCTGGGCGATTTCGCAC
This portion of the Dermatophilaceae bacterium Sec6.4 genome encodes:
- a CDS encoding helicase-associated domain-containing protein; this translates as MTSRSFADDVRGRTDSQLRQLVLRRPDLARPAPADLTGLAARAATRPSVQRAIEALQADTLRVLEAVLVADEQSAPALLGTTKKAVTPHLKSLRELALLWKSPEGLKPARAVAEIVPEPARLGPPALELGVRPPTDIPAAVAQCSERAQTALDRLRWSGPRVTFSSERARAVRDELIGASLAAAVEDDAAILPREVALALRGGRLYADALTRPEPVATPRECTDVDRAGGVAASELLARVEELALLWAAERPRVLRSGGLGVKDHRAAASALEITIEQAAFVIEIAAAAGLLGRTADAVSIFLPTAAYDEWLDGEPADRWSQLVRTWWTTLRAPNLSTDEDIPGGTANVLAPEASWPLLRTRRHEVLNVLAALPAGQPATLEEVGELLRWHLPMRLPSTAPTRADIVLRETEWLGVVALGALTGAGRELVADTTLHPSMPKPADELLVQADLTAVAPGALSDDLRRFMHQAAEVESRGAATVYRFTPTSLRNALDAGADADEVLARLRAASRTPLPQPLEYLVGDVARRHGQTRIGAAGCYLRSDDEASLQAILADRALAPLQLRRIASTVLISPAHPTTVLEMLREHRHSPVAESASGTVIGTGPAKDRAPTPRAAPPVAVMSVDDALADRLVVALRAGERDRPEPSAGPRIPSTEPSVTRSMLQEAVGAGARVWIGYAEPSGELRRAIFRPRRIEGGRVAGLISPGEHDPERPRTFSIHRITGIAEVA
- a CDS encoding hydroxymethylglutaryl-CoA lyase; its protein translation is MSLPQVESSPVMPDRITIYEVGPRDGLQNEKTVLSTDLKAQFVRRLAASGLSTIETTSFVPAAWVPQMGDAPQLLESLGELGRGPDRPVLVPNERGLQAALDAGVGAVAVFGSATESFARKNLNRSVEESLQMFAPVVARAKREGLWVRAYVSMCFGDPWEGAVPIAQVVAVCERMLALGADQLCLGDTIGTGTPGHVVRLLDALGDKGIESGGLGVHFHDTYGQALANSLAAVARGVRTVDASAGGLGGCPYAKSATGNLATEDLVWACQGLGIETGVDLAQLVATSVWMAQQLGRPSPSRVVRALGAEAR
- a CDS encoding DNA repair helicase XPB; this translates as MTDGPLIVQSDKTVLLEVDHPDSIAARRAIAPFAELERAPEHIHTYRITPLGLWNARAAGHDAEQVVDALVRFSRYPVPNALLIDVAETMDRYGRLVLEKREDGQLILTSIDKPVLEEILRHKKISPMIGERLDDLTVCVHASERGAIKQQLIKVGWPAEDRAGYVDGEAHPIELDNANWSLRPYQEQAIEGFWHGGSGVVVLPCGAGKTLVGAGAMARAKATTLILVTNTVSARQWREELLKRTSLTEDEIGEYSGARKEIRPVTIATYQVLTHKRKGVFPHLELLDARDWGLVLYDEVHLLPAPIFRMTADLQARRRLGLTATLVREDGRESDVFSLIGPKRFDAPWKDIEAQGYIAPADCVEVRVTLPETDRMVYATTEPEDRYRFASCSSVKEPIVEQLVARHAGAPTLVIGQYLDQLDTLASRLNADIITGETSVAVRQKLFQQFRDGEITLLVVSKVANFSIDLPEASVAIQVSGTFGSRQEEAQRLGRVLRPKKDHGTAHFYTVVARDTVDAEFAAHRQRFLAEQGYAYRIVDAEDLGDFAPKATN
- a CDS encoding M13-type metalloendopeptidase, whose amino-acid sequence is MKSGITAKFDEGIRVQDDLFGHVNNVWVTNTDIPQDRARYGSFDILREASEANVREIVQEAAASDAAPSTPARKVGDLFTAFMDIERIESLGAGPITATLDSVSAVASVTDLCTLLGSLSAEGVAGAVGGYVNVDAKDPDNYIVYLEQAGLGLPDESYYRDEKYAPVREKYVGHIERMLSLAGVDDSARRASAVLQLETRIAGHHWDVVATRDAVNSYNKYDAAGLRELAPEFDWDVWESAQGVAPAVFAQVVVGQPSFLTGFSQVLREVPLEDWKSWLMWHVVSARASYLSAAFVDANFEFYGRTLSGTPQLKERWKRGVALVEGALGEVAGQLYVERHFPPHAKERMVALVANLIEAYRRDFQTLSWMSEQTRARALQKLAAFTPKIGYPDSWRDYSGLQIDPADLLGNVVRSARFESDRELAKVGGPINRDEWFMTPQTVNAYYNPTMNEIVFPAAILQPPFFDVDADDAVNYGGIGGVIGHEIGHGFDDQGSRYDGTGRLEDWWTADDRERFDALAQKLIEQFNDEEPAAAPGSKVNGGFTVGENIGDLGGLTIGFKAYEIATEDASAPELDGLTGAQRFFIGWSQVWCGKARPEEAERLLAIDPHAPMNCRANVARNLHEFHQAFDVTDGDGMWLPEDQRVRIF
- a CDS encoding nucleoside deaminase — its product is MTVDEQDLQHLRRCVQLAVEAVQAGDEPFGSVLVDATGVVLMEDRNRVGCGDHTRHPEIAIAKWAATNMSPGDRASSTVYTSGEHCPMCAAAHAWVGLGRIVYASSAQQLTSWSHEFGAPVSPVAPLPIQQVAPGIRVEGPVDELAGQVRELHRTLHRGSSDSEH